GTGGGTCCAAGAGGATCACCGAAAGCAGCGTGCTGGGGTCCTGGATATAAAACCAGCCATCCTTGAAGCTGTTCAGGCGGGCCAGGGGAGGAGACTTCTTGAGACAAAAAACAAGGTTTTCTCCCGTCCAATCGTAGGTGCGGAAGTCGTAGTCCACCCCCTCCTCGCGCCAACGTTCCACCAATTTCTCAGGAGTTGTTTTCAGCGTGTTGATGCGCGCGAACACTCGGGCCGGCGTATTGTTGGCCGCCAGGATGGCGCGTGTTCGTTCTGTTCCAAACTTGCTTTGCCAGCGTTCAACCAGCCAGGGGGGATGCGAATAAGCGGTGGCGGGATCCTCAATCTCCAGTTCCCTTAACTCCGCGGCCAGGGTTTCCCGGTCACGCAGGGCCTGGCGGAGAATGGCGTTGACGAAGCCGGACTGCGGTCCGAAGCCAAGCTCCCGCGCTTGCTGGACTGCTTGATCCACGGCGGCGTGAGGCGGCACGCGGTCGAGGTGAAAGATCTGAAAGAACGCGACGCGCAAAATGGTCTGCAAGGTTCGCTTTTGCTGGGGCTGGCGGGCATAACGCGCGAGGATCCAGTCCAGGCGGGCGCTCCAACGGGCGACCCCGAAAACCAACTCGCGGCACAGCGCGCGGTCGGGACCGGGGAGCCCCGACTGATCGAGTTTGGCGTCCAGGCGATCTTCGAGAAACTCGCCGGAAGGGTCACGCGCGAGAAGCTCCACGGCAATTTGTCTTGGCCTTTCAACTGGCACGCCCGTATCATCTCCGTCTGTCCATGGGCAGGCGAGAGAATTGGATCCATTACCTATGAGAGAAGAGTTCGACAAGCTGGTGGCGGCGGGGAAGATTGGGCGGCACCATGTGGAGCCGTTGATCACGCTGGTGCAGGGCGGCTATTGCATGCACCGCAGTTGGGGGTTTGGGAAGATTACCACCGTGGACACGGTGTTTTCCCGGGTCACGGTGGATTTTCACGGCAAGCCGGGCCATTCGATGGACTTGGCGTTCGCGGTCGACTCCCTCAAGGCCATTCCGGCCGCGCATGTGCTGGCCCGCAAGGCTTCGGATCTGCACGGTTTGCGCCAGATGGCGGCGTTGCATCATTTGGACTTGATCAAGCTGGTTGTGGAGAGCTACGGCGGGAAGGCCACCCTCGATCAGATTCAGTCCGTTCTTGTTCCAGAAGTGATCACGGAGGACTGGAAGAAGTGGTGGGAGGCGGCCAAGCGGGAGTTGAACAAGGACGGCCATTTCCAGGTACCCGCCAAAAAGTCAGAGCCGATTACGTATCAGGCGAAGGAAACTTCGCTGCAAGACCGGCTCATGTCGGATTTTCGGGCCGCCAAAGGGCTGAAAGCCAAGCTGGCGGTGGGCTA
This genomic interval from Verrucomicrobiota bacterium contains the following:
- the rsmB gene encoding 16S rRNA (cytosine(967)-C(5))-methyltransferase RsmB, with protein sequence MINGSTWCRPIFPAATSLSNSSLIGNGSNSLACPWTDGDDTGVPVERPRQIAVELLARDPSGEFLEDRLDAKLDQSGLPGPDRALCRELVFGVARWSARLDWILARYARQPQQKRTLQTILRVAFFQIFHLDRVPPHAAVDQAVQQARELGFGPQSGFVNAILRQALRDRETLAAELRELEIEDPATAYSHPPWLVERWQSKFGTERTRAILAANNTPARVFARINTLKTTPEKLVERWREEGVDYDFRTYDWTGENLVFCLKKSPPLARLNSFKDGWFYIQDPSTLLSVILLDPRPGKAVLDLCAAPGGKSTFIAQRMENRGQIAAQDRAFDRLPLLRENCARLGATIVHATKSDCVVFPELNTAFDRILVDAPCSNTGVMRRRLEVRLRIRPSEIERLVNLQAEILDQAAPLLKPGGTLVYSTCSIESEENQENVSAFLARHPDYALESERELLPGQCDTDGAYAAKLTRKLRS